The DNA segment TTTCTAATCAGGGACCATGGAATCAGTGATCTGGTATGTTGTCATTTCTTTTCATAGTAGTCTGAGGAGTTCCTAGTTGCAGGAATGTGCCTATACCACAAAACATCCCCTCTTCAACACGCAGATATACAGTTATGTCTATGTAagcattcatgaaatttatttgttattaatACTTGGTTTCGAACACATGTTTTGTAGGATGCTGCATCAAATGGCTGTTGAGTCATGTTGCACAAACTCGGCACGGTTTGATTGTAACTAGTGAGAATTTGCGTTCTCATTTTCAAGGCCCGAAGATACTCGGTTACATGCGACAAGGAGGTGTGTCTCTACTTAAACAAAAAGGCATTTAAAAAGCCATGGTGATTCTGTGTATGAATTTTGTTACAAGCATAATTGTTAATGGTTGCATTGGGAAACTCATGAATTTTGGAGTAAGAGCAGTGGTGATGGTAGAGTGTTGTGCAGCAGTTGGGGATAAAgaaatattatgtatttttttttattttgaaacaaAGTTATGGTTATTATTTAAAAAGTTAATATTCTAATCATAATGTTGATCACTCAAAATAAAAATGTTGGTTTTACAATGGTTGCAAGTGTAAAGGAGTGATTCAATATTTACAGAAACCaaaaaatgaaagaagaaaggagaTCGGGTACGTACGTATTTTTAGGGAAAAACAGTAATAACTgggttaaatatatattaatgtaaCTAATTTGTCAATATAATATTTTGTCTATAATtagattttagtttttttttttttttaaacaaacgAGGCGGAAAGGAAGATGGATGAGGATTTTGGCGAttacaaaaaaattcataaaaatcattacAACAAAATCATATCcaacataatatattttatccAATCATATTATTGAGAGAACATCATTTTTAGTTTTATGATTTGTACATTTTTTTCGTTTTTGGTCCTGATATCAGTGAATTTGTATTTTCAGTTctgtaatttgtttttttttttggacataTATAACgttgaattttcatttttaatcatTTAACTTTTATCGTTTTCGTTTTCATCTTTTAACTAGTATTTTTTTTGGCTCCTTTATTACTCATAAAAATGGTCAAAATGAAAATAACTacaagtgtttttttaaaagagaaaataaataaagttaAAAGACCAAAAATGCTAACAATATACAAAGTTACAATACTAAAATGATTCACCGTAACAAACAGGATCAAAAATGAACAAAACGCAGCCTacaggggcataggcgagttTGTAAGGCCTGAGGTGACTTGGAAAAAAATtctccagcgttgcgggttcgatcttCGCGTGGAGcatatttttcattaaaatatttgggggtatgctctgggggttggaccatgttgttcCCTTCCTCAGGTCCCTGCctactcgtgcacatccctcgatttaacctccGCATAAGCCAATAAGCCTTTAACTCATGTGTGAAGTTCTTTCAAGGTCAACCCTTTTGAAAATGAACAAAACGCAGATCGTCGGATGGTGTTTGCCAGGATGGAGGCGCAGGCGAGACTTCAATTCACGGAAGGAATATGTGCGGGCCCATATGCAACATCGCACGAGGAGTGGCAATGTGGCATTGGTCATCGTGTGATTTCTTCACCTATGAAATCAGTCCTTGTATCTCACTATTTTATAATAGAAGAGATCTTTTAATTatctaatttttaattaattggtgAAAATTAAGATGAAATTATGATTATATCTTAATTAAATTCcccaaaaaatcaaaattattaaaaaaattagtcattttatatggtctctttttttttttagccaTTGGAAACAATTTTATATATCAAAATGATACTCGTTATCTTTGTTTGTACTTTTTAACTTGTAtagatagttttttttttaaaagatttaaatcagataattatcaatatttaacttttgaatttaatttatcaCACGAGTTctaaaataacatgaaaactaattgacataaaaaaaaattaattatttatatgaacGCATGGCGTGACGCTGAGATACTATCATATATGGGTCAGATCATTGAACCGACCAACTTAGAATGGGAATGTCGGTTTTGGAGAGTTGGAACAGCTCAAATCTCATGTTGGGTGCCAATCTTATACCGCATACGATTGATTAATTTCGTCATGGGATGTAATTGCTTAATTGCTTTTACATGCACACACTCCAATTTCCAAAACATCATTATTTCATGCCTCCCATTTGCTCATCTTTATCCATGCATGATGTTCCCTCCCCATATTTACTAGCTCCTTATAAATTAAAGTAATTCCATTCTACAATCAGTTGTAACACACAATTGGATTTTGGAGCTAATTAAGTCATATACCACCTTGAAACCACAGTTCATGCATGCAGATCTTATTGATCCTTATAACCAGGTACATTATATGATTTATGTAGTCCATCTTGTTCGATGCATTCGCGGGATGTCTGAAATTAATGGTTTTAGTGATGATGGTTTTGATAATTCAATAGCTAGCTACTGTCTCTAGTCCTCAGCTCATGTCAAAACAACAAACACAAAGAATGGCCAAGAATGAAGAATGTGGCAAAGGTCTAAACAAGAAGAGAATATGGCTTCCTCCTAGAAGAGGCCAGATTCAGATCAAGATATTCCAACGCATTTTGAAGGTGTTGCTAGAACCAACTTCAAATCCAAGGCGAACGCACTCGACCTAAAAGTCTAAAATATTCTTGCATGTACCATCTCTGCTTCTCTTTTGTATCTTTGGAGTTCGAATAAGTTCAAGATCTACAATCGTGTCTCAAATATTGTATGATTATGGTTTGGAATGATAACTGTTATTTGTTGATAAATGTTAGATTTTGGACCAGTTTGGATACATAAGTTGAAAGTTTAAATAAGTTTCGCTTTTTaaagtgttttaaattttttttttaaaaagcagAATCAATTTTGGCGTTagataaatgttaaaaaaatgattttatttaaatttttaaatatttagaagcaaaaacccaaaaaaactaaaagttctagcttttaaaaattatttttaagtgttttttaaaaatgaattttgtaACCAAAcacaacaattttaaaaaaaatatttttatccaTCAAACTTCTCAAACCAAGCGGACTCCTTAATTTCTTTTTGTCACATGATTTTCAGCTTGCATGTAAGCATAAAATAGGATCacaatttgatatattttgaggcttttgcttttattattatagataaAAACAAGAAATTTAGGCACCGTTCTGTTCACggtattactaatatatgtatatctTATCTCATgtcacgttcttctcatcatattatttatctatatattaactatttattttacattaatcaaatcattaattatttatctcgcatcaatcaaatcattaaatttaaattactatattaccccttataaataatataatttttattttatttattgttaaaagaacaaaatagtcatttaacatttttatataaaatttaatcaatcaaatcaaataaaccataatctatcaatcaaattcaatacaattttaactatcattttttatttattttttattacattatactacTTATCTACATATTACTTATAACAtatctcaaaccaaacggtgccttaAATTTTTGTTTACTAATGCAATTATCGTTCCACGCCGGTAGGGTCCCTATGTGATGACCCATTGTCACACGTGATTGGAGAGGCAATTCATGAATCAATCAAATTCTATATGGATAATAAAACATCTTTTTAAAAATGTCAATCACAATTCACAACTTCACAAGCCATAGGTTTTTAGCAAAACTTGTATATAATTAGTACTAGGCTTTTCTATTATCTCATCTGATTTTGTAAATTTTCCCAAATAAAGTAAAAGATAaagttgattatttttttttaaaaaaataaacactaTTAGTGGGACATAATTTGTCGAATTATGTTCGACATTGACACAAACAGCCGAGGAGACAAAATCATtccaaaaaaaactaaaacatattTCACCAATTCTGTTGGTCTTCCTTATTATAGGAGAAATCCATTGAATTCAAATAATTTGGAGCATTCCACACGTCGTGACGCAACCCAAAGATCCCTTGCACCAACATTTCCCAGCTAGTGGCAGGCCAAGAATACTTTAGTTTACCCAATGTAAGATTGCAGACAGTTTTGTGATGGCGAGCAAAGACCGGAGTCCAACAGTTGGGCCAAATTTGTCTCTTACAATTGGATGTTCATCCGCTTTTCGAGTttactcgataaatatttgattcgtattcgaatttatcgaactcgagcaaAATTCGAACATGCTCGAACTCTTTTTCGAACCGAGctcaatatttaattaatataatataatttataataaatatatttacattTCGAACATTTTCGAACATTTCGAGTTTTTCGAACTATAATATCCGAAAAATAGTTCAAAAATAAGTTTGaatatttcgagccgagctatttgaaattatcgagattcgaatcgagctcgaactcgaaaaTACTTATAACGAaccgaattcgagccttaaaaaTTTACCATTATTCGGATCAATTATTTCGTTTGCACCCTTACTTATAATGTCGTGTGGCTCGCACTCAATAAACGTGTCTCCAAGGCTAAAGTTTTAGATCCCAAATAATGTGGCTAAATCATAGTTATTGAGATAATGTTTGAAGTACTATTTTTGCTATCGTTGATAAAATCATGGCTCACACATGTTTAAATTCTCCTGCAAATAGTGCCACATCCTCCTCCCTCGAAAGCAGTTgaaaggggaaaaaaaaaaaaaaaaaaaaaacacatgaaaaccaaaattaaaATACGCAAATAGACCACATTCGTCCATAGGAGGATACACAATGACCAATCTCGGACATGTAAAAAGATGCAACGAATTACTACACATAATGCTTAGTTAAGCTAGTCATCTTTCATTCTTGATATATGTCCACTCCCTAATACTAAACTAATACAATTGACATATATTCATATTCTCAGTAATTGAGTGTTGAAAGGGGGGAGGGGAGATTTTGCTAGCATTTTAGAGCCAATCCTTCTGTTGCAACTTCAGTGGCAAGTAAACCTCGGTGAGATACTGAAACCCAAATGTGCTCAGTGCCTGAATCTCAGCCTTCTGCTTCGTCTTCACCATCAAGTTCAACTCTTCCACCCACCCAggattcttcttcacaaaatcCTCCTCCAATAAATCTTTCCCAGTTTTTATATCCTGCTCTGTCATAGGCAACCTACATTGATCCGGAATCTTGTACTTATCGAGATCGCTGGGCCGTATCCCCAACCATTTAATGTCCGGGGTCGTCAAGTTTGCGCTGTCATACGACATGTTCTTGGAACCACACATGTAGACGGACAGGATCTTTAGTCCGTAGGGATCGCTATCGACCAATGCCAACACAGGTAATTTCAATTCCATCTTCATTTTCCTCAAGAACAATCTTGTTGCAACATCTGGCTGGCCTTTAGCTGTGACAATTATACAAGGAAACCTATTGTAGAACCTATCCTCGGCCAACCTCATGTAAGCAGCATCTTTCTCCACTAGGAGGACAAACAATGCATCACTCTGCATATCCCCAACTCTGTCTATATTGGGAGGTATGGCTTTTCCTCCGATTCCCATTTTGGTGCAATCAATCATGTCGCCATTATCACTGAATATCAGCCTCCCCACAACCACCCCTTTTTCCGCAGCAACCACGTTGAGGCTGGACCTCGTGCATCCAAGAATGCAGGAGACATCGTCGAGTATGGCGTCGGATTGGGTCTGATCCTGGAAGAGCTTGACGTCGGTGTAGAAGAGATCACGCTTGGTGACATGGATGTTCTTCAGGCACAGCTGATGGACGAGCTGGAGTATACGGGTGGTGATGGTGGCTTTCCGGACGCTGGAGACGGCGGCGAATGGCCGAGCGGACGATTTGTCCTTGAGCACGATACGATCGAGCTCGGCAACGTAGAGTTGGTTGGCGGCGGAGCGAGATGGCACCGAGAAGGAGAATCCGTTGCCGGAGAGAATGGAGTGTGCGAGTGAGAGGACGAGGGATTCGATGGTCAATCGAACGGATGAAAGGGGGAGGTCGGAGACTTCACGGCAGGTGGCGGAGAGGTTGAGGTCGGAGAGGCCAAGGGGTTTCGTCTCCGCCGCGGAGGTGGACGCAGCTGATTTGAGAGTTTTGAGTGTTTGGAGGATGGTGGAGTCCGGTTTGAGCTTGGATTTGAATTGAACCGGATCAGATTCAGAGTCAGAGTCGGAGTCGGTGGTTGCTCGGCGGCGCTTCTTCTTATCCGCCATTGGAGAAATGGAGATGTAGTTTCTAGGGCTTTTAGCCTTTTATCTTACGCCGTCGTTTTATTCGCTCGCagacggttttttttttttttaaaaatacttgacgggttttaattttaaaataaataataattagcaaaatatcaaatatatatcctTTAAATATCTATACAATTTTATAATATACGATGGTCACATTGACATGGTAACTTATTTGCTCATTTTAATGATGATACAAAAATATATCTAtagtttttattaaaataaaaaatgtacaAAGAACAAATTTTATATCTATTTCTCAAATATTTTCaccgtgttttttttttaactacTCGTGTTGCAAATAATGAAAAGGTaatcaaattaataaaaaaatattaatataaatatatgtatatactatgcatgtattatatcaCACATACAATATGCATGTGTTTTATGTTGATATATTTGTTATTCAATCATCCGCTCCTTGAAAAATCGAATGTTGATTTACTtagaacttttaaaatttttctcttataaaatttttattctaaaattatagattttgaattattgttgttgttgatatcaaagtaatttttttaataatcttACTAAAGACTACAACATCCGTCAAAAGTAGACAACTCCGAGCTTTGCGGTGGGATATTTTATTTCCATATTGACGTATCGTTGAATCAACCAACCCTGATGATTGAAATTTGTCTATTTTATCATTCTTTTGAGATAGGAAAACTCATGATAAGATaaattatacataaattaataatacgGTCTACCAAACGATATCCATGATGTACAATTTTCATCAATTTCTTCTCAATCTTTATAATcttcataaaataatataacttaattaatcattcaagttattttaaacataaagaaataatatattcattaatcccttcatgaattttttttataaaaataatttaattattaaaaaaattcatagttATATTTATAGAGTATTTATATTATCATATTTAAGACATTAATATATTACAATTTTGTGTCATTAATATCATGATTGgtattcaattttttaaaacattaataagttaaaaaatatataaatgaaaataataaaatattattataagcATAAGATGTACTCCATGATTTTTATTCATAACCTTTTCATGTAAAAATTAGCCCCTAACGAGAAAAACATGAGTCCATCCCTGGATGGAAACCAATAATAGTaattaataacaaataaattaatttgtgcCCATATTTGATCACCACTCGGTACAAGGTAAAATACTACACAACTCTTAGATGATCAACCAACATATTACAATCAAAATATTACagtctttttttcttttcttctacaTTTCAATTGAATTTTAGTAACTTGTATTCAAGACATTGATCTAGTATTTTTCAGATAGATTCAAACTCCTACATCCATCACATGTTCGTTATTTATTTCATTGACATTTCACGAGGATAGAACCTCAAGTTGGAGAGAGCATACTTCTTATAATTAGTCAGACTAGCCTGGAGTTATCTTCGATGTTTATAAGAGATGAAACGATAATAATCTCTAAGAGCAAAGAACTCAGGATAAGCGATCGTGCAACATATGAAGAGGATATAAGTCTTAGGAATGATTCTATGCTCAAACGACACAAAAACTCGTAATCATAGAGCGCTGCTTGTTGAGACAAAGGTATGGGAAGGTACGAATTCACACCTATCATGTCTTGCCCAAACCTCACTCTCTCATTCTCTTATAAAGAacaaatttttctttattagCAGTCTATTCATATTTACTTTACGTCCAATCACATATTTTCAATCTCTTGTTTGTTGGTTCTTTCTATCATTATCAATTAAGACTTTATTGGATTTTCGACTGGTCACGAGTCGACTGATCTGCTACTTTGATTGTGAGTTCAGTTGTGGCTAGCAATTGGATTCTAGTCTTTTTCGTGTGTCGATGTTAATTGACCAACAAATATATGTGTGAAAAGATACCAACTAACAgattaaacaataatcaaaTGGTAAGACTGAAAGTGTATGTTTGTGAGTGTGAGTACTCGACTGAAAGTAAAGAACATGAagaattgtttatggatgttcaaaGACTGAAACTCCTACGTCACTCATTCTTTCACCCAAAAAGGTTTCACTATATAAGACTTTGACCATCACAATCACTTTGCAAcacaagactaggacttacactCAACTATACATCTTAGAAATCCAAGAATTAATACATATTCAGAACTCGACTGAAATTACTTACAActaaatgtgtgtgtgtgtgtgacacTTAACTGATCTATTACAGAGTATTGAAAATATTGAGACGCGTGCTTGGTCATTTTTCTTCAACTGTTCTTGAAGCTCTTAACTCGGTTGCTTGAACGATAATCTTGTTCTGGTAATTCGTATATGCGATTAGCAAGTGTCTGAGTGAGTTTCCTCGATTGATATCCTCACTTATTTATAGGCTTGGATGCAACGGTCAGATGC comes from the Henckelia pumila isolate YLH828 chromosome 1, ASM3356847v2, whole genome shotgun sequence genome and includes:
- the LOC140875148 gene encoding DNA topoisomerase 6 subunit A; this translates as MADKKKRRRATTDSDSDSESDPVQFKSKLKPDSTILQTLKTLKSAASTSAAETKPLGLSDLNLSATCREVSDLPLSSVRLTIESLVLSLAHSILSGNGFSFSVPSRSAANQLYVAELDRIVLKDKSSARPFAAVSSVRKATITTRILQLVHQLCLKNIHVTKRDLFYTDVKLFQDQTQSDAILDDVSCILGCTRSSLNVVAAEKGVVVGRLIFSDNGDMIDCTKMGIGGKAIPPNIDRVGDMQSDALFVLLVEKDAAYMRLAEDRFYNRFPCIIVTAKGQPDVATRLFLRKMKMELKLPVLALVDSDPYGLKILSVYMCGSKNMSYDSANLTTPDIKWLGIRPSDLDKYKIPDQCRLPMTEQDIKTGKDLLEEDFVKKNPGWVEELNLMVKTKQKAEIQALSTFGFQYLTEVYLPLKLQQKDWL